Proteins from a single region of Pseudomonas ekonensis:
- the fusA gene encoding elongation factor G, with amino-acid sequence MARTTPINRYRNLGIVAHVDAGKTTTTERILFYTGLSHKMGEVHDGAATTDWMVQEQERGITITSAAVTTFWKGSRGQYDNYRVNIIDTPGHVDFTIEVERSLRVLDGAVVVFCGTSGVEPQSETVWRQANKYHVPRVVYVNKMDRAGADFLRVVGQIKNRLGHTPVPVQLAIGAEENFQGQIDLIKMKAIYWNDDDKGTTYREEEIPPDMVELANEWRNNMVEAAAEANEELMNKYLDEGDLSPEEIKAGLRARTLASEIVPAVCGSSFKNKGVPLVLDAVIDYLPAPIEIPSIKGHHPDSTDDNEIIDERHADDDEPFSALAFKIATDPFVGTLTFVRVYSGFLSSGDSVINSVKGKKERVGRMVQMHANQRDEIKEVRAGDIAALIGMKDVTTGDTLCDIDKPIILERMDFPEPVISVAVEPKTKQDQEKMGIALGKLAQEDPSFRVKTDEETGQTIISGMGELHLDILVDRMKREFNVEANIGKPQVSYREKITKNNVEIEGKFVRQSGGRGQFGHCWIRFSQPDVDEKGNITEGLAFTNEVVGGVVPKEYIPAIQKGIEEQMKNGVVAGYPLIGLKATVFDGSYHDVDSNEMAFKVAASMATKQLAQKGGGVVLEPIMKVEVVTPEDYMGDVMGDLNRRRGLIQGMEDSVSGKIIRAEVPLGEMFGYATDVRSMSQGRASYSMEFSKYAEAPPNIVETLVKKQGGA; translated from the coding sequence ATGGCACGCACGACCCCCATCAACCGCTACCGCAACCTGGGCATCGTCGCCCACGTTGACGCGGGCAAGACCACCACCACAGAGCGGATCCTGTTCTACACGGGTCTGAGCCACAAGATGGGTGAGGTGCACGACGGTGCCGCCACCACCGACTGGATGGTGCAGGAACAGGAACGCGGCATCACCATCACGTCCGCCGCCGTGACCACGTTCTGGAAAGGTTCGCGCGGCCAGTACGACAACTACCGCGTCAACATCATCGACACCCCCGGCCACGTGGACTTCACCATTGAAGTGGAGCGTTCGCTGCGGGTGCTCGACGGCGCGGTCGTGGTGTTCTGCGGCACCTCCGGCGTCGAGCCGCAATCCGAGACCGTGTGGCGCCAGGCCAACAAGTACCATGTGCCGCGTGTGGTCTACGTGAACAAGATGGACCGCGCCGGCGCGGACTTCCTGCGCGTCGTCGGCCAGATCAAGAACCGCCTGGGCCACACCCCGGTGCCGGTGCAGCTGGCCATCGGCGCGGAAGAGAACTTCCAGGGCCAGATCGACCTGATCAAGATGAAGGCCATCTACTGGAACGATGACGACAAGGGCACCACCTACCGCGAGGAAGAGATTCCGCCCGATATGGTGGAGCTGGCCAACGAGTGGCGCAACAACATGGTCGAGGCCGCCGCCGAAGCCAACGAAGAGCTGATGAACAAGTACCTGGACGAAGGCGACCTGTCTCCCGAAGAGATCAAGGCCGGCCTGCGCGCCCGCACCCTGGCCAGCGAGATCGTGCCGGCGGTGTGCGGCTCGTCGTTCAAGAACAAGGGCGTCCCGCTGGTGCTCGACGCGGTGATCGACTATTTGCCGGCGCCCATCGAGATTCCGTCGATCAAGGGCCATCACCCGGACAGCACCGACGACAACGAGATCATCGACGAACGCCACGCGGACGACGACGAACCGTTCTCGGCGCTGGCGTTCAAGATCGCCACCGACCCGTTCGTGGGCACGCTGACGTTTGTGCGGGTCTACTCGGGTTTCTTGAGCTCGGGCGACTCGGTGATCAACTCGGTCAAGGGCAAGAAAGAGCGCGTCGGCCGGATGGTGCAGATGCACGCCAACCAGCGCGACGAGATCAAGGAAGTGCGCGCCGGCGACATCGCCGCGCTGATCGGCATGAAGGACGTCACCACCGGGGACACCCTGTGCGACATCGACAAACCGATCATCCTGGAGCGCATGGACTTCCCTGAGCCGGTGATTTCGGTGGCCGTGGAGCCCAAGACCAAGCAGGACCAGGAAAAGATGGGCATCGCCCTGGGCAAGCTGGCCCAGGAAGACCCGTCGTTCCGCGTCAAGACCGACGAAGAGACCGGCCAGACGATCATCTCCGGCATGGGCGAGCTGCACCTGGACATCCTCGTCGACCGCATGAAGCGCGAGTTCAACGTCGAGGCCAACATCGGCAAGCCGCAGGTGTCGTACCGCGAGAAGATCACCAAGAACAACGTCGAGATCGAAGGCAAGTTCGTCCGCCAGTCCGGCGGCCGGGGTCAGTTCGGTCACTGCTGGATCCGCTTCTCGCAGCCGGACGTGGATGAGAAAGGCAACATCACCGAAGGCCTGGCGTTCACCAACGAAGTGGTCGGCGGCGTGGTGCCGAAGGAGTACATCCCGGCGATCCAGAAAGGCATCGAGGAGCAGATGAAGAACGGCGTGGTCGCCGGCTATCCGCTGATCGGCCTGAAGGCAACGGTGTTCGACGGCTCGTACCACGACGTCGACTCCAACGAGATGGCGTTCAAGGTCGCGGCCTCCATGGCCACCAAGCAACTGGCCCAGAAAGGCGGCGGCGTGGTGCTGGAGCCGATCATGAAGGTTGAAGTGGTCACCCCCGAGGACTACATGGGTGACGTGATGGGCGACCTGAACCGGCGTCGCGGCCTGATCCAGGGCATGGAAGACTCGGTGTCCGGCAAGATCATCCGCGCCGAGGTGCCGCTGGGCGAGATGTTCGGTTATGCGACGGACGTGCGCTCGATGTCCCAGGGGCGTGCGAGCTACTCGATGGAGTTCTCCAAGTACGCCGAAGCGCCGCCGAACATCGTCGAAACGCTGGTGAAGAAACAAGGCGGAGCCTGA
- a CDS encoding VOC family protein, whose product MDLKFSHIDVLVADLDEACRYYAKVFNARISKTLDWQRGGLHVRYAVVRFGSERLMLVQPFAGNLKDLMDAKGEGTIYRHCYSTPDIEAAYDELVASGVQPEDENGRPLTRDNLQSPSGTRILWLPKRFGQFSIELLEERELEAFIEQAFAEP is encoded by the coding sequence TTGGATCTCAAGTTCAGCCACATCGATGTGCTCGTCGCCGACCTCGACGAAGCCTGCCGCTATTACGCCAAGGTCTTCAACGCCCGCATCTCCAAGACTCTCGACTGGCAGCGCGGCGGCCTGCACGTGCGCTATGCGGTCGTGCGGTTCGGCAGCGAACGCCTGATGCTGGTGCAGCCGTTCGCCGGCAACCTCAAAGACCTGATGGACGCCAAGGGCGAGGGCACGATCTACCGCCACTGCTATTCCACGCCGGACATCGAGGCGGCCTACGATGAACTGGTCGCCAGCGGCGTGCAGCCGGAGGACGAGAACGGCCGGCCGCTGACCCGCGACAACCTCCAGTCGCCGAGCGGGACGCGGATCCTCTGGCTGCCGAAACGCTTCGGGCAGTTTTCGATTGAGTTGCTGGAGGAGAGGGAACTGGAGGCGTTCATCGAGCAGGCGTTCGCCGAGCCGTGA
- a CDS encoding TonB-dependent receptor family protein, with the protein MPSPKSLPTALLGLALVCPAMADAEGMELGQVVIGAEDRSGEDQSVEDAKARLAEVPGGTNVVDARRPLQGRVASNQDVLAYQPGIYAQSSGNEGVKVSIRGSGINRAPGAHASGLYAMLDGLPLTGPGGTPYELLEPLWLDHVEVLRGANGFDRGALALGGAIDYVSHTGYDSPLLQVRYAMGSHGYIQRQVSSGQVLGNLDYYMAVTGAQSDGYQDHTASKSQGVIANVGYRFSPNLETRIYLRHRETDNDLAGRVTRHAIEHDPRAANPAYVTRNDSRDEPGSTFFGNKTTWYIDDDSSLQTGLVYHDYPMDLREGPNRLKVAYTDVSGTLDYKRRDTLWGLESRSNVGLRVTKHLPNAGATELVRIPTGNTAGYAPGTHIRDFTYQGSDTVLHAGNDLEIADDLWLTTGLAAIYTRRESAVTYPDGGGKTSLGDWDYAPRIGLRYQLTPDLQLFGNLSRSVEAPHPWSLIYSSNVRFPAGSGVATGAQRDPVKLQNQTATTLELGGRGDAAIGQWSLAWYYAQVRHELLSVLPDANATTPYELNASPTVHQGVEAGMLSDLWTAADGGRLSLRQSYTFSDFHYRDDDRFGDNRLPGLPMHFYQGELRYDWPQGFFAGVNTQWASKVAVDYANSYYADPYAIFGATVGYNAPKGDWQTWLDLRNLTDKRYAATVTPGYDDKGLDVARSTPGEGMAMYVGVSWSLR; encoded by the coding sequence ATGCCCTCGCCCAAATCCCTGCCCACCGCTTTGCTGGGCCTGGCCCTCGTCTGTCCGGCCATGGCCGACGCCGAGGGGATGGAACTGGGCCAGGTGGTGATCGGCGCCGAAGACCGCAGCGGCGAGGACCAATCGGTGGAGGACGCCAAGGCCCGGCTGGCCGAGGTGCCCGGCGGAACCAACGTCGTCGATGCGCGGCGCCCGTTGCAGGGCCGGGTGGCCAGCAACCAGGACGTGCTGGCCTACCAGCCAGGGATCTACGCCCAGTCTTCGGGCAACGAAGGGGTCAAGGTGTCGATCCGCGGCTCCGGCATCAACCGCGCACCGGGGGCCCACGCTTCGGGGCTGTACGCGATGCTCGACGGCCTGCCGCTGACCGGCCCCGGCGGCACGCCCTATGAGTTGCTGGAGCCGCTGTGGCTGGATCATGTGGAAGTGCTGCGCGGCGCCAACGGTTTCGACCGGGGCGCCCTGGCGCTGGGCGGCGCCATCGATTACGTCAGCCACACCGGCTACGACTCGCCGCTGCTGCAGGTGCGCTATGCCATGGGCAGCCATGGCTACATCCAGCGCCAGGTCAGCTCCGGGCAGGTGCTGGGCAACCTGGATTACTACATGGCGGTGACCGGCGCGCAGTCCGACGGCTATCAGGACCACACCGCCAGCAAGAGCCAGGGTGTCATCGCCAACGTCGGCTACCGGTTCAGCCCGAACCTGGAGACCCGTATCTATCTGCGTCACCGCGAGACCGACAACGACCTCGCCGGCCGGGTGACCAGGCACGCCATAGAGCACGACCCGCGCGCCGCCAACCCGGCCTACGTGACCCGCAACGACAGCCGCGACGAACCGGGCAGCACGTTCTTCGGCAACAAGACCACCTGGTACATCGACGACGATTCGAGCCTGCAGACCGGTCTGGTCTATCACGACTACCCGATGGACCTGCGCGAAGGCCCCAACCGCCTGAAGGTGGCGTACACCGACGTCAGCGGCACGCTTGACTACAAGCGCCGCGACACCCTCTGGGGCCTGGAAAGCCGCAGCAACGTGGGCCTGCGTGTGACCAAGCACCTGCCCAACGCCGGCGCCACCGAACTGGTGCGCATCCCCACCGGCAACACCGCCGGCTACGCGCCGGGCACCCATATCCGCGACTTCACCTACCAGGGCTCGGACACCGTGCTGCACGCCGGCAACGACCTGGAGATCGCCGACGACCTGTGGCTGACCACCGGCCTGGCCGCCATCTACACCCGCCGCGAAAGCGCCGTGACCTACCCCGACGGCGGCGGCAAGACCAGCCTCGGCGACTGGGACTACGCCCCGCGCATCGGCCTGCGCTACCAGCTGACGCCCGACCTGCAACTGTTCGGCAACCTCAGCCGTTCGGTCGAGGCGCCGCACCCGTGGTCGCTGATCTACAGTTCCAACGTGCGCTTCCCCGCCGGCAGCGGCGTGGCCACCGGCGCCCAGCGCGACCCGGTCAAGCTGCAGAACCAGACCGCCACCACCCTTGAGCTGGGCGGCCGGGGCGACGCCGCCATCGGCCAGTGGAGCCTAGCCTGGTACTACGCCCAGGTGCGCCACGAACTGCTGTCGGTGCTGCCGGACGCCAACGCCACCACCCCTTACGAACTCAACGCCAGCCCCACCGTGCACCAAGGGGTGGAAGCCGGTATGCTGAGCGACCTGTGGACGGCCGCCGACGGTGGCCGGTTGAGCCTGCGCCAGAGCTACACCTTCAGCGACTTCCACTACCGCGACGACGACCGTTTCGGCGACAACCGCCTGCCGGGCCTGCCGATGCACTTCTACCAGGGCGAACTGCGCTACGACTGGCCGCAGGGCTTCTTCGCCGGCGTCAACACCCAGTGGGCCTCGAAGGTTGCCGTGGACTACGCCAACAGCTATTACGCCGACCCGTACGCGATCTTCGGCGCCACCGTGGGCTACAACGCGCCCAAGGGCGACTGGCAGACCTGGCTTGACCTGCGCAACCTGACCGACAAGCGCTACGCCGCCACGGTCACGCCGGGCTACGACGACAAGGGTCTGGACGTGGCGCGCTCCACGCCGGGCGAAGGGATGGCGATGTATGTCGGAGTGTCGTGGAGCCTGCGCTGA
- a CDS encoding phytanoyl-CoA dioxygenase family protein → MTDREQLHQNGYVLLRRAIPGEWLDELRATFDAQVRPSEQWPVPRGWDWRHSLLDDDPTVLAVCRLPAVLAAAGALIAERFFLSQVEGREPLAGGGHQVLHRDLSAQRPGDRVNALAFLDDYGHENGATRIVPGSHRPEPGAAPFDFSDESRSLQLCGSAGDMLVFDADLVHAGSLNVTGARRRTLLIGYCAEVLYASHLATAPLRNVRMDTSERFDPAGFAAASRYP, encoded by the coding sequence ATGACCGACCGCGAGCAACTCCACCAGAACGGTTATGTCCTGCTCCGTCGGGCGATCCCCGGTGAATGGCTGGACGAACTGCGCGCCACGTTCGACGCGCAGGTGAGGCCTTCGGAGCAATGGCCCGTGCCCCGCGGCTGGGACTGGCGGCATTCGCTGCTCGATGACGACCCGACGGTCCTGGCCGTGTGCCGTCTGCCGGCGGTGCTGGCGGCGGCGGGAGCGTTGATCGCCGAGCGGTTCTTCCTTTCGCAGGTCGAGGGGCGCGAGCCGCTGGCCGGCGGCGGCCATCAAGTGCTGCACCGCGACCTCTCGGCGCAGAGGCCGGGTGACCGGGTGAACGCGCTGGCCTTCCTGGATGACTACGGGCATGAGAACGGGGCCACGCGGATCGTCCCCGGCAGCCACCGGCCCGAACCTGGCGCGGCGCCGTTCGACTTCAGCGACGAGTCGCGGTCGCTGCAACTGTGCGGCAGCGCCGGCGACATGCTGGTGTTCGATGCCGACCTGGTGCACGCCGGCAGCCTGAACGTGACGGGCGCACGCCGCCGCACGCTGTTGATCGGCTATTGCGCCGAAGTCCTCTACGCGTCCCACCTCGCCACGGCGCCCTTGCGCAATGTCCGGATGGACACGTCGGAGCGGTTCGATCCTGCGGGTTTTGCGGCGGCGAGCCGTTACCCCTAG
- a CDS encoding tRNA (adenine(22)-N(1))-methyltransferase — MNEQTLSMRLERVAAQVPQGARLADIGSDHGYLPVALMRRGAIAAAVAGEVARTPFHAAERTVRDNGLDESITVRLANGLEAIEPNDGITAISLCGMGGETIRDILDSGKARLNGRERLILQPNGGEEPLRLWLMDNGYRILHEEVLRENRFDYEIIVAERGEAPAYSDRELYFGPLQMQARSPAFLDKWQRTLRRRQQTLSHFARARQSVPEEKTGEIERQARWIAELLA; from the coding sequence TTGAACGAACAGACATTGTCCATGCGCCTTGAACGCGTCGCCGCCCAGGTGCCCCAAGGTGCACGCCTGGCCGACATCGGCTCGGACCACGGCTACCTGCCGGTGGCGCTGATGCGCCGTGGCGCGATTGCGGCGGCGGTGGCCGGCGAAGTGGCGCGCACGCCGTTCCATGCCGCCGAACGCACCGTGCGCGACAACGGCCTGGACGAATCCATCACCGTGCGCCTGGCCAACGGCCTGGAGGCCATCGAACCGAACGACGGCATCACCGCAATCAGCCTGTGCGGCATGGGCGGGGAGACGATCCGCGACATCCTCGACAGCGGCAAGGCGCGGCTGAACGGCCGGGAGCGCCTGATCCTGCAGCCCAACGGCGGCGAAGAGCCGTTGCGGCTGTGGCTGATGGACAACGGCTACCGGATCCTTCACGAAGAAGTGCTGCGGGAAAACCGCTTCGACTACGAAATCATCGTCGCCGAACGCGGCGAAGCACCGGCCTACAGTGACCGGGAGCTGTACTTCGGCCCGTTGCAGATGCAGGCCCGCAGCCCGGCCTTCCTGGACAAATGGCAGCGCACGCTGCGGCGCCGGCAACAGACCCTGAGCCACTTCGCCCGGGCTCGCCAGTCGGTGCCCGAAGAGAAGACCGGGGAAATCGAACGGCAGGCGCGCTGGATTGCCGAACTGCTGGCATAG
- a CDS encoding TetR/AcrR family transcriptional regulator, with protein MRPLKIPREELLLRCAGTFKRLGYHGTTMDVLAAACGFTKASFYHHYPNKESLLRDVLEWTHQGIRQMLFAVAYDEKLSPQERLGKMGRKAARLFQDDSIGCLMGVVAVDATYGKNELMVPIRAFFDEWAKAFAHLLAGRLDEAQALQTARQWVADYEGAILLARVYGDASYIDAVTRRAQTCLEAGAQSSTSCSTS; from the coding sequence GTGCGACCGTTGAAAATCCCCCGAGAGGAACTGCTGCTGCGCTGCGCCGGCACGTTCAAGCGCCTGGGCTACCACGGCACCACCATGGACGTGCTCGCCGCCGCCTGCGGATTCACCAAGGCGTCGTTCTATCACCATTACCCGAACAAGGAATCGCTGCTGCGCGACGTGCTGGAGTGGACGCACCAGGGCATCCGCCAGATGCTGTTCGCCGTGGCCTACGATGAGAAGCTCAGCCCCCAAGAGCGTCTGGGCAAGATGGGGCGCAAGGCGGCGAGGCTGTTTCAGGACGACTCCATCGGTTGCCTGATGGGCGTGGTGGCGGTGGATGCGACTTACGGCAAAAACGAGCTGATGGTGCCGATCCGCGCGTTCTTCGATGAATGGGCCAAGGCCTTCGCGCATTTGCTCGCGGGGCGCCTGGACGAAGCGCAAGCGTTGCAGACCGCCCGGCAGTGGGTGGCGGATTACGAGGGGGCGATCCTGTTGGCGCGGGTCTACGGCGATGCGTCCTATATCGACGCCGTCACCCGCCGGGCACAGACCTGTCTTGAGGCCGGCGCTCAATCCAGCACGTCGTGCAGCACCTCGTAG
- a CDS encoding crotonase/enoyl-CoA hydratase family protein produces MTEANSGAGRVTRERRGHLMLIGLDRAGKRNAFDSALLTDLSLAIGEYERDEQLRCAVLFAHGEHFTAGLDLMELTPKLASGSFRYPEDGIDPWGVSAPRRRKPMVVAVEGTCWTAGIELMLNADIAVAADNARFAHLEVLRGISPAGGSTVRFTRAAGWAAAMRYMLTGEAFDAAQALEMRLLSEVVVPGQALPRALEYAERIAKAAPLAIRATLQSAFLAQDEGDGAALSTLNEQLLALIKSEDVREGVMAMMQKRDPCFTGR; encoded by the coding sequence ATGACTGAAGCCAACAGCGGTGCAGGCCGGGTGACCCGGGAACGGCGCGGACACCTGATGCTGATCGGTCTGGACCGGGCCGGCAAACGCAACGCCTTCGACAGCGCGCTGCTGACCGACCTGTCACTGGCCATCGGCGAGTACGAACGTGACGAACAATTGCGCTGCGCCGTGCTGTTTGCCCACGGCGAGCATTTCACCGCCGGGCTCGACCTGATGGAACTCACGCCGAAGCTCGCCTCCGGCAGCTTCCGTTACCCCGAAGACGGCATCGATCCCTGGGGAGTCTCGGCGCCGCGGCGCCGCAAACCGATGGTGGTGGCCGTCGAAGGCACCTGCTGGACCGCCGGCATCGAGTTGATGCTCAATGCCGACATCGCCGTCGCCGCCGACAACGCGCGGTTCGCGCACCTGGAAGTCCTGCGCGGCATTTCGCCGGCCGGCGGCTCCACCGTGCGTTTCACCCGCGCCGCCGGCTGGGCCGCGGCCATGCGCTACATGCTCACCGGCGAAGCGTTCGACGCCGCGCAGGCCCTGGAGATGCGCCTGCTGAGCGAAGTGGTCGTTCCCGGCCAGGCGCTGCCCCGTGCCCTCGAATACGCTGAACGCATCGCCAAGGCTGCACCGCTGGCGATCCGGGCCACCTTGCAATCGGCCTTCCTGGCCCAGGACGAAGGCGACGGCGCCGCCCTGTCGACACTCAACGAACAACTCCTGGCGCTGATCAAGAGCGAGGACGTGCGCGAGGGCGTCATGGCGATGATGCAAAAGCGCGATCCGTGCTTCACGGGCCGTTGA
- a CDS encoding alpha/beta hydrolase family protein, whose amino-acid sequence MNTLASPFINPVQTQKVALVARDGYRLGALLYRASGTAKGNLIVAGATGVQQRFYRRFAEHAAQQGFNVLTLDYRGIGESKPASLKGFEMAYLDWASQDLAAAVDLFDGQTQPLYWVGHSFGGHAIGLLPNHRALTACYSLGAGAGWSGWMSRAEALKTRLLWTLVLPAIVACKGYMAWSVLGMGDDLPLGVYQAWKRWCRFPHYYFDDPAMAHLQALYADVTTPCVFATSVDDPWAPPRSRDAFAQAYRNAPLTTPDLTPPAGTAPYGHMGYFRDGSQPLWDDILRWLQDH is encoded by the coding sequence ATGAACACCCTCGCCTCTCCCTTCATCAACCCGGTGCAGACGCAAAAGGTTGCGCTGGTCGCCCGTGACGGCTACCGGCTCGGTGCCCTGCTCTACCGGGCGTCCGGCACCGCCAAAGGCAATCTGATCGTGGCGGGCGCCACTGGCGTCCAACAGCGTTTCTACCGGCGCTTTGCCGAACACGCGGCGCAGCAGGGATTCAACGTCCTGACCCTCGATTACCGGGGCATCGGCGAGTCGAAACCGGCTTCGCTCAAGGGCTTCGAGATGGCCTACCTGGACTGGGCCAGCCAAGACCTGGCCGCCGCCGTGGATCTGTTCGACGGGCAAACACAGCCGCTGTACTGGGTCGGCCACTCGTTCGGCGGCCACGCCATCGGCCTGCTGCCCAACCACCGGGCGCTGACCGCTTGCTATTCGCTGGGCGCCGGCGCCGGGTGGAGCGGCTGGATGTCCAGGGCCGAAGCGCTGAAGACGCGCCTGCTCTGGACACTGGTGCTGCCGGCCATCGTCGCCTGCAAGGGCTACATGGCCTGGAGCGTGCTGGGCATGGGCGACGACCTGCCGCTGGGCGTCTACCAGGCCTGGAAACGTTGGTGCCGGTTTCCGCATTACTACTTCGACGACCCTGCCATGGCCCACCTCCAAGCGCTGTACGCCGACGTCACGACGCCGTGCGTGTTCGCCACCTCGGTGGACGATCCTTGGGCGCCTCCACGCTCGCGCGACGCCTTCGCCCAGGCCTACCGCAACGCGCCGCTGACCACCCCCGACCTGACGCCGCCCGCCGGCACCGCCCCCTACGGGCACATGGGCTATTTCCGGGACGGATCGCAACCGCTTTGGGACGATATCCTGCGCTGGCTGCAAGACCATTGA
- a CDS encoding TetR/AcrR family transcriptional regulator, which yields MSLTPHDERLIKALALAIVDRPRATLKELAEAAGVSKATLHRFCGTRDNLVLIMENHGETVLNQIVGTTDLVHGEPLAALRSLINEHLAHREMLAFLLFQYRPDTLNGGDERWQPYADALDAFFLRGQQLGAFRIDITAAVFTELFLTMIFGMVDAERRGRAASANSAHVLELMFLQGAASAPRPE from the coding sequence ATGTCCCTGACTCCTCACGACGAACGACTCATCAAGGCGCTGGCACTGGCCATCGTCGATCGCCCGCGGGCGACGCTCAAGGAGCTGGCCGAGGCCGCCGGCGTCAGCAAGGCCACCCTGCACCGCTTCTGCGGCACCCGCGACAACCTGGTGCTGATCATGGAAAACCACGGCGAAACCGTGCTCAACCAGATCGTCGGCACCACGGACCTGGTGCACGGCGAGCCCCTGGCGGCGCTGCGCAGCCTGATCAACGAACACCTGGCCCATCGCGAGATGCTGGCGTTCCTGCTGTTCCAGTACCGTCCCGACACGCTCAACGGCGGCGACGAGCGCTGGCAACCCTATGCCGACGCGCTGGATGCGTTTTTCCTGCGCGGCCAGCAACTGGGCGCGTTCCGCATCGACATCACGGCGGCGGTGTTCACCGAACTGTTCCTGACCATGATCTTCGGCATGGTCGACGCCGAACGCCGCGGGCGCGCCGCCAGCGCCAACTCGGCCCATGTGCTGGAACTGATGTTCCTGCAAGGCGCCGCCTCCGCCCCCCGCCCGGAATAA
- a CDS encoding efflux transporter outer membrane subunit, whose translation MRLSAISSLLIALALGGCSLAPTYERPAAPVADHWRGQSAPTGTAINELSWQTFIVDPQLRGLITTALDNNRSLRQTLLDIEEARAQYRIQRADRVPGLNAGASGNRQRQPADLSNSGRSEVASQYQVGLALPEYELDLFGRVKSLSDSALQEFLATEEAARAARIALIAEVSQAYLVHDGAQRRLTLTRQTLISREYSFALISQRRSVGTASALDYQEALGLVEQSRAEQERNLRQKQQAFNALVLLLGTPDAAKSIPKAAQASPMLVQDIAPGTPSSLIERRPDILAAEHRLQARNADIGAARAAFFPRITLTGSFGTSSAQMSGLFDGGSRSWSFVPNLSVPLFDGGRNRAGLSLAEARKDSAVAAYEGTIQTAFREVADALSATDTLRREEQAQRALADTSRETLTLAKARYEGGIDSHLRYLDAQRSSFIDESALIEVGTQRQIALVDLFRSLGGGWPGEKLANR comes from the coding sequence ATGCGTCTTTCAGCCATTTCCTCGCTGTTGATCGCCCTGGCCCTGGGCGGCTGTTCCCTGGCGCCGACCTACGAGCGGCCCGCCGCGCCCGTGGCCGACCACTGGCGCGGCCAGTCGGCCCCCACCGGTACGGCCATCAACGAACTGTCCTGGCAGACGTTCATCGTCGACCCGCAGTTGAGGGGCCTGATCACCACGGCCCTGGACAACAACCGTTCGCTGCGCCAGACATTGCTGGACATCGAAGAGGCCCGCGCGCAGTACCGCATCCAGCGCGCCGACCGGGTGCCGGGCCTCAACGCCGGGGCCTCGGGCAACCGCCAGCGGCAGCCGGCGGACTTGTCCAACAGCGGCCGTTCAGAAGTCGCCAGTCAGTATCAGGTCGGCCTGGCGCTGCCCGAGTACGAACTGGACCTGTTCGGCCGGGTGAAGAGCCTCAGCGACTCCGCGCTCCAGGAGTTCCTGGCCACGGAGGAGGCGGCCCGCGCCGCGCGGATCGCCCTGATCGCCGAGGTCAGCCAGGCGTACCTGGTGCACGACGGCGCCCAGCGCCGTCTGACGTTGACCCGCCAGACCCTGATCAGCCGCGAATACTCCTTCGCCCTGATCAGCCAGCGCCGCTCGGTCGGCACCGCCAGCGCCCTGGACTATCAGGAAGCGCTGGGGCTGGTGGAGCAGTCCCGCGCCGAGCAGGAGCGCAACCTGCGTCAGAAGCAACAGGCGTTCAACGCCCTGGTGCTGTTGCTCGGCACGCCGGATGCGGCGAAGTCGATCCCGAAGGCTGCTCAGGCCTCGCCGATGCTGGTGCAGGACATCGCGCCGGGCACCCCGTCGTCGCTGATCGAGCGTCGCCCGGACATCCTGGCTGCCGAGCACCGCTTGCAGGCGCGCAACGCCGACATCGGCGCGGCCCGGGCGGCGTTCTTCCCGCGCATCACCCTGACCGGCAGCTTCGGCACCTCCAGCGCGCAGATGTCCGGCCTGTTCGACGGCGGATCGCGCAGTTGGAGCTTCGTGCCGAACCTTTCCGTGCCGCTGTTCGACGGCGGCCGCAACCGCGCCGGGCTGAGCCTGGCCGAGGCGCGCAAGGATTCGGCGGTGGCCGCGTACGAAGGCACGATCCAGACGGCGTTCCGTGAAGTGGCGGACGCCTTGTCGGCCACCGACACCCTGCGCCGCGAGGAACAGGCCCAACGTGCGCTGGCCGACACCAGCCGCGAGACCCTGACCCTGGCCAAGGCCCGCTACGAAGGCGGGATCGACAGCCACCTGCGCTATCTCGATGCCCAGCGCAGCAGCTTCATCGACGAATCGGCTTTGATCGAAGTCGGCACCCAGCGTCAGATCGCGCTGGTGGACCTGTTCCGCTCGTTGGGCGGCGGCTGGCCGGGCGAGAAGCTCGCCAACCGGTAA